In one window of Mytilus galloprovincialis chromosome 6, xbMytGall1.hap1.1, whole genome shotgun sequence DNA:
- the LOC143079777 gene encoding cytoplasmic dynein 1 light intermediate chain 2-like isoform X2, with amino-acid sequence MAPVGERNDRLGSSTPDDDENEGQNLWSTILGEVQSSSSTNLPTSKSILALGDTECGKTTLIAKLQATEEPKKGTGLEYYYIDVKDEYRDDQTRLGVWVLDGDTTHTSLLKYCITEENFEHSLVVLMASMSQPWSILESLDKWANVLQHHIDRMKLPPEDRREYEESLVRYFQEYVEPVEGQTTQSAPRRDHNPLHPPAVHSDSDKVQLPLGDNSLTHNLGIPIVVVLTQSDAISKLEKEHDYREEHFDFIQQHVRKFCLKYGASLVYTSVKEEKNCDLLYRYLVHRIYGFPFDMPAYVVEKDSVFVPAGWDNEKKISILFENLHNMKPDDAYEDKIAKPKVGKQIQRDAEVAVEDEQVFLLKQQTTLNKTPAPGPGGESPQRPPAGTSTTTPPRQQQTTPQSTASPKKMEGAKPGTAPGSEGMLANFFNSLLNKNPKGGGTPVAGNKAANSPPTPDKAAVSQDAAAELERMRRTKKAIPEVKPNGPDSTAT; translated from the exons GTCAACTATCTTGGGAGAAGTACAGTCTAGCTCTTCGACAAATTTACCTACATCAAAATCTATTTTAGCTCTAG gaGACACAGAATGTGGTAAGACCACATTAATAGCCAAACTACAGGCTACTGAGGAGCCAAAGAAAGGCACTGGTTTAGAATATTATTATATAGATGTCAAAGATGAATATAGAGATG ATCAAACTAGATTAGGAGTATGGGTATTAGATGGAGATACAACACACACTAGTTTACTTAAATATTGTATAACAGAAGAGAACTTTGAACATAGTCTAGTCGTATTAATGGCATCCATGTCACAACCTTGGTCAATATTAGAATCTTTAGATAAATGGGCAAATGTCTTACAACACCATATAGATAGGATGAAACTTCCACCAGAAGATAGGAGGGAATATGAAGAAAGTT tggTACGATACTTCCAAGAATATGTAGAACCAGTGGAGGGACAGACCACACAGTCTGCTCCACGTAGAGATCACAATCCTCTACATCCACCAGCGGTACATAGCGATAGTGACAAAGTACAGTTACCACTTGGTGATAATTCACTAACACACAACCTAGGTATTCCAATTGTAGTAGTTTTAACACAG AGTGATGCAATCTCAAAGTTAGAAAAAGAACATGACTACAGAGAAGAGCATTTTGATTTTATTCAACAGCATGTTaggaaattttgtttaaaat ATGGTGCTTCTTTGGTGTACACATCAGTGAAAGAAGAAAAGAATTGTGAtttattatatagatatttaGTTCATAGAATTTATGGTTTCCCATTTGATATGCCTGCATATGTTGTAGAAAAAGATAGTGTATTTGT TCCAGCAGGCTGGgacaatgagaaaaaaattagtatattatttgaaaatttacaCAATATGAAACCAGATGATGCATATGAAGATAAAATAGCCAAACCAAAAGTAGGAAAG cAAATCCAGAGAGATGCAGAAGTAGCAGTAGAAGATGAACAAGTATTCTTActgaaacaacaaacaacattAAATAAAACTCCAGCACCAGGCCCAGGAGGG GAATCTCCTCAGCGGCCCCCAGCAGGTACATCTACAACCACTCCGCCAAGACAACAACAGACAACACCCCAGTCCACAGCATCACCTAAAAAG ATGGAGGGAGCCAAACCTGGTACAGCACCTGGAAGTGAAGGAATGCTGGCTAATTTCTTCAACAGTCTACTGAATAAAAATCCTAAAGGAGGCGGCACACCAGTAGCTGGAAATAAAGCAG CAAATTCACCTCCAACTCCAG ATAAAGCTGCTGTTTCTCAAGATGCTGCTGCTGAATTAGAGAGGATGAGGCGAACAAAGAAGGCTATACCTGAAGTCAAACCTAATGGACCTGATAGCACGGCCACATGA
- the LOC143079777 gene encoding cytoplasmic dynein 1 light intermediate chain 2-like isoform X3 has translation MAPVGERNDRLGSSTPDDDENEGQNLWSTILGEVQSSSSTNLPTSKSILALGDTECGKTTLIAKLQATEEPKKGTGLEYYYIDVKDEYRDDQTRLGVWVLDGDTTHTSLLKYCITEENFEHSLVVLMASMSQPWSILESLDKWANVLQHHIDRMKLPPEDRREYEESLVRYFQEYVEPVEGQTTQSAPRRDHNPLHPPAVHSDSDKVQLPLGDNSLTHNLGIPIVVVLTQSDAISKLEKEHDYREEHFDFIQQHVRKFCLKYGASLVYTSVKEEKNCDLLYRYLVHRIYGFPFDMPAYVVEKDSVFVPAGWDNEKKISILFENLHNMKPDDAYEDKIAKPKVGKQIQRDAEVAVEDEQVFLLKQQTTLNKTPAPGPGGESPQRPPAGTSTTTPPRQQQTTPQSTASPKKMEGAKPGTAPGSEGMLANFFNSLLNKNPKGGGTPVAGNKADKAAVSQDAAAELERMRRTKKAIPEVKPNGPDSTAT, from the exons GTCAACTATCTTGGGAGAAGTACAGTCTAGCTCTTCGACAAATTTACCTACATCAAAATCTATTTTAGCTCTAG gaGACACAGAATGTGGTAAGACCACATTAATAGCCAAACTACAGGCTACTGAGGAGCCAAAGAAAGGCACTGGTTTAGAATATTATTATATAGATGTCAAAGATGAATATAGAGATG ATCAAACTAGATTAGGAGTATGGGTATTAGATGGAGATACAACACACACTAGTTTACTTAAATATTGTATAACAGAAGAGAACTTTGAACATAGTCTAGTCGTATTAATGGCATCCATGTCACAACCTTGGTCAATATTAGAATCTTTAGATAAATGGGCAAATGTCTTACAACACCATATAGATAGGATGAAACTTCCACCAGAAGATAGGAGGGAATATGAAGAAAGTT tggTACGATACTTCCAAGAATATGTAGAACCAGTGGAGGGACAGACCACACAGTCTGCTCCACGTAGAGATCACAATCCTCTACATCCACCAGCGGTACATAGCGATAGTGACAAAGTACAGTTACCACTTGGTGATAATTCACTAACACACAACCTAGGTATTCCAATTGTAGTAGTTTTAACACAG AGTGATGCAATCTCAAAGTTAGAAAAAGAACATGACTACAGAGAAGAGCATTTTGATTTTATTCAACAGCATGTTaggaaattttgtttaaaat ATGGTGCTTCTTTGGTGTACACATCAGTGAAAGAAGAAAAGAATTGTGAtttattatatagatatttaGTTCATAGAATTTATGGTTTCCCATTTGATATGCCTGCATATGTTGTAGAAAAAGATAGTGTATTTGT TCCAGCAGGCTGGgacaatgagaaaaaaattagtatattatttgaaaatttacaCAATATGAAACCAGATGATGCATATGAAGATAAAATAGCCAAACCAAAAGTAGGAAAG cAAATCCAGAGAGATGCAGAAGTAGCAGTAGAAGATGAACAAGTATTCTTActgaaacaacaaacaacattAAATAAAACTCCAGCACCAGGCCCAGGAGGG GAATCTCCTCAGCGGCCCCCAGCAGGTACATCTACAACCACTCCGCCAAGACAACAACAGACAACACCCCAGTCCACAGCATCACCTAAAAAG ATGGAGGGAGCCAAACCTGGTACAGCACCTGGAAGTGAAGGAATGCTGGCTAATTTCTTCAACAGTCTACTGAATAAAAATCCTAAAGGAGGCGGCACACCAGTAGCTGGAAATAAAGCAG ATAAAGCTGCTGTTTCTCAAGATGCTGCTGCTGAATTAGAGAGGATGAGGCGAACAAAGAAGGCTATACCTGAAGTCAAACCTAATGGACCTGATAGCACGGCCACATGA
- the LOC143079777 gene encoding cytoplasmic dynein 1 light intermediate chain 2-like isoform X1 has product MAPVGERNDRLGSSTPDDDENEGQNLWSTILGEVQSSSSTNLPTSKSILALGDTECGKTTLIAKLQATEEPKKGTGLEYYYIDVKDEYRDDQTRLGVWVLDGDTTHTSLLKYCITEENFEHSLVVLMASMSQPWSILESLDKWANVLQHHIDRMKLPPEDRREYEESLVRYFQEYVEPVEGQTTQSAPRRDHNPLHPPAVHSDSDKVQLPLGDNSLTHNLGIPIVVVLTQSDAISKLEKEHDYREEHFDFIQQHVRKFCLKYGASLVYTSVKEEKNCDLLYRYLVHRIYGFPFDMPAYVVEKDSVFVPAGWDNEKKISILFENLHNMKPDDAYEDKIAKPKVGKQIQRDAEVAVEDEQVFLLKQQTTLNKTPAPGPGGESPQRPPAGTSTTTPPRQQQTTPQSTASPKKMEGAKPGTAPGSEGMLANFFNSLLNKNPKGGGTPVAGNKAGLGGNPTRISLHAALDGDVKLRTRDKAAVSQDAAAELERMRRTKKAIPEVKPNGPDSTAT; this is encoded by the exons GTCAACTATCTTGGGAGAAGTACAGTCTAGCTCTTCGACAAATTTACCTACATCAAAATCTATTTTAGCTCTAG gaGACACAGAATGTGGTAAGACCACATTAATAGCCAAACTACAGGCTACTGAGGAGCCAAAGAAAGGCACTGGTTTAGAATATTATTATATAGATGTCAAAGATGAATATAGAGATG ATCAAACTAGATTAGGAGTATGGGTATTAGATGGAGATACAACACACACTAGTTTACTTAAATATTGTATAACAGAAGAGAACTTTGAACATAGTCTAGTCGTATTAATGGCATCCATGTCACAACCTTGGTCAATATTAGAATCTTTAGATAAATGGGCAAATGTCTTACAACACCATATAGATAGGATGAAACTTCCACCAGAAGATAGGAGGGAATATGAAGAAAGTT tggTACGATACTTCCAAGAATATGTAGAACCAGTGGAGGGACAGACCACACAGTCTGCTCCACGTAGAGATCACAATCCTCTACATCCACCAGCGGTACATAGCGATAGTGACAAAGTACAGTTACCACTTGGTGATAATTCACTAACACACAACCTAGGTATTCCAATTGTAGTAGTTTTAACACAG AGTGATGCAATCTCAAAGTTAGAAAAAGAACATGACTACAGAGAAGAGCATTTTGATTTTATTCAACAGCATGTTaggaaattttgtttaaaat ATGGTGCTTCTTTGGTGTACACATCAGTGAAAGAAGAAAAGAATTGTGAtttattatatagatatttaGTTCATAGAATTTATGGTTTCCCATTTGATATGCCTGCATATGTTGTAGAAAAAGATAGTGTATTTGT TCCAGCAGGCTGGgacaatgagaaaaaaattagtatattatttgaaaatttacaCAATATGAAACCAGATGATGCATATGAAGATAAAATAGCCAAACCAAAAGTAGGAAAG cAAATCCAGAGAGATGCAGAAGTAGCAGTAGAAGATGAACAAGTATTCTTActgaaacaacaaacaacattAAATAAAACTCCAGCACCAGGCCCAGGAGGG GAATCTCCTCAGCGGCCCCCAGCAGGTACATCTACAACCACTCCGCCAAGACAACAACAGACAACACCCCAGTCCACAGCATCACCTAAAAAG ATGGAGGGAGCCAAACCTGGTACAGCACCTGGAAGTGAAGGAATGCTGGCTAATTTCTTCAACAGTCTACTGAATAAAAATCCTAAAGGAGGCGGCACACCAGTAGCTGGAAATAAAGCAG GTTTAGGTGGAAATCCTACCAGAATTAGTCTGCATGCAGCCTTGGATGGGGACGTAAAATTACGGACCCGAG ATAAAGCTGCTGTTTCTCAAGATGCTGCTGCTGAATTAGAGAGGATGAGGCGAACAAAGAAGGCTATACCTGAAGTCAAACCTAATGGACCTGATAGCACGGCCACATGA
- the LOC143079777 gene encoding cytoplasmic dynein 1 light intermediate chain 2-like isoform X4, protein MAPVGERNDRLGSSTPDDDENEGQNLWSTILGEVQSSSSTNLPTSKSILALGDTECGKTTLIAKLQATEEPKKGTGLEYYYIDVKDEYRDDQTRLGVWVLDGDTTHTSLLKYCITEENFEHSLVVLMASMSQPWSILESLDKWANVLQHHIDRMKLPPEDRREYEESLVRYFQEYVEPVEGQTTQSAPRRDHNPLHPPAVHSDSDKVQLPLGDNSLTHNLGIPIVVVLTQSDAISKLEKEHDYREEHFDFIQQHVRKFCLKYGASLVYTSVKEEKNCDLLYRYLVHRIYGFPFDMPAYVVEKDSVFVPAGWDNEKKISILFENLHNMKPDDAYEDKIAKPKVGKQIQRDAEVAVEDEQVFLLKQQTTLNKTPAPGPGGESPQRPPAGTSTTTPPRQQQTTPQSTASPKKRLVSLCTKQHSVSLLIL, encoded by the exons GTCAACTATCTTGGGAGAAGTACAGTCTAGCTCTTCGACAAATTTACCTACATCAAAATCTATTTTAGCTCTAG gaGACACAGAATGTGGTAAGACCACATTAATAGCCAAACTACAGGCTACTGAGGAGCCAAAGAAAGGCACTGGTTTAGAATATTATTATATAGATGTCAAAGATGAATATAGAGATG ATCAAACTAGATTAGGAGTATGGGTATTAGATGGAGATACAACACACACTAGTTTACTTAAATATTGTATAACAGAAGAGAACTTTGAACATAGTCTAGTCGTATTAATGGCATCCATGTCACAACCTTGGTCAATATTAGAATCTTTAGATAAATGGGCAAATGTCTTACAACACCATATAGATAGGATGAAACTTCCACCAGAAGATAGGAGGGAATATGAAGAAAGTT tggTACGATACTTCCAAGAATATGTAGAACCAGTGGAGGGACAGACCACACAGTCTGCTCCACGTAGAGATCACAATCCTCTACATCCACCAGCGGTACATAGCGATAGTGACAAAGTACAGTTACCACTTGGTGATAATTCACTAACACACAACCTAGGTATTCCAATTGTAGTAGTTTTAACACAG AGTGATGCAATCTCAAAGTTAGAAAAAGAACATGACTACAGAGAAGAGCATTTTGATTTTATTCAACAGCATGTTaggaaattttgtttaaaat ATGGTGCTTCTTTGGTGTACACATCAGTGAAAGAAGAAAAGAATTGTGAtttattatatagatatttaGTTCATAGAATTTATGGTTTCCCATTTGATATGCCTGCATATGTTGTAGAAAAAGATAGTGTATTTGT TCCAGCAGGCTGGgacaatgagaaaaaaattagtatattatttgaaaatttacaCAATATGAAACCAGATGATGCATATGAAGATAAAATAGCCAAACCAAAAGTAGGAAAG cAAATCCAGAGAGATGCAGAAGTAGCAGTAGAAGATGAACAAGTATTCTTActgaaacaacaaacaacattAAATAAAACTCCAGCACCAGGCCCAGGAGGG GAATCTCCTCAGCGGCCCCCAGCAGGTACATCTACAACCACTCCGCCAAGACAACAACAGACAACACCCCAGTCCACAGCATCACCTAAAAAG CGCCTGGTAAGTCTGTGTACTAAACAACATAGCGTGTCTCTACTAATTCTGTAG